A single Stutzerimonas stutzeri DNA region contains:
- a CDS encoding Orn/Lys/Arg decarboxylase N-terminal domain-containing protein → MTHRQSLGMLALLVSDTPDEHSVFGRALGQLIHDVEARSISVLTSESLSDARSILSCDPAIQCVLLSWELDTSENHQQCIELLTALRERNTRVPVFLISNRSTASNVPLLVMQHADDFIWLPEDTSQFLSGRILAAIERYRQAVLPPMFGALLKFSRSYEYSWHTPGHAGGTAFLKSTAGRAFYEFFGENMLRSDLSISVDELGSLLDHSGPIGQGERYAAKVFGAHRTYYVTNGSSTSNRVILMASVTRDQIALCDRNCHKSAEHAMTLSGAIPTYLVPTRNRFGIIGPILPQTLSADHVKAAIARNPLVTSRIDPTPVHAIITNSTYDGLTYNVSRVEELLGQSVDRLHFDEAWYGYARFNPLYRERFAMHGSPDDHDASKPTVFATQSTHKLLAALSQASMIHVRNGRNPISHGRFNESFMMHASTSPNYAIMASCDVSSAMMEAPNGEILTNESIEEAIAFRQVISRMQCEMSSRDDWFFTCWQPRSVRVGAASIPFHEVDPARLRREPDCWVLHPGEVWHGFGDIEDGYCMLDPIKVSVLSPGMGDDGNLLASGIPACVLSRYLTRQGIVVEKTTDFTVLFLFSIGITKGKWGTLVNAMLDFKRDYDANLELEQCLPDLLVANQERYAGMGLKDLSDEIFAAMKAHKTTAAMAHAFGTLPDAEFSPVQAYEKLVRNEVELVTLDEAADRVVATGIVPYPPGIPLLMPGENAGPAQGPLLGYLKALEAFDRSFPGFTHDTHGIESEAGVYRLLVLR, encoded by the coding sequence ATGACGCACAGACAATCGCTTGGCATGCTGGCATTGCTGGTCAGCGACACCCCCGACGAACACAGCGTGTTCGGCAGGGCCCTGGGCCAATTGATCCACGACGTGGAAGCACGCTCGATCAGCGTTTTGACATCCGAAAGCCTGAGCGATGCCAGATCCATTCTCAGTTGCGACCCGGCGATCCAGTGCGTGTTGCTCAGCTGGGAACTGGACACCAGCGAAAATCACCAGCAATGCATTGAGCTGCTCACTGCCCTGCGTGAACGCAACACGCGAGTGCCGGTGTTCCTGATCAGCAATCGCAGCACGGCCTCGAATGTGCCGCTGCTGGTGATGCAGCACGCCGACGACTTCATCTGGCTGCCCGAAGACACCAGCCAGTTCCTGAGCGGCCGTATCCTGGCGGCCATCGAGCGCTATCGACAGGCGGTATTGCCGCCGATGTTCGGTGCGTTACTGAAGTTCTCCCGCAGCTATGAGTATTCCTGGCACACGCCGGGCCACGCCGGCGGCACGGCTTTTCTGAAAAGCACCGCAGGCCGGGCATTCTACGAGTTCTTTGGCGAGAACATGCTGCGTTCCGACCTGTCGATCTCGGTTGACGAGCTGGGCTCGCTGCTCGACCACAGCGGCCCCATCGGCCAGGGCGAGCGCTATGCGGCGAAAGTGTTCGGGGCGCATCGCACCTATTACGTCACCAACGGCTCCTCCACGTCCAACCGCGTGATCCTCATGGCCAGCGTCACGCGCGACCAGATCGCGCTCTGCGACCGCAACTGCCACAAGTCCGCCGAGCATGCGATGACCCTGTCCGGTGCGATTCCGACGTATCTGGTCCCGACTCGCAACCGTTTCGGCATCATCGGCCCGATCCTCCCGCAGACGCTGAGTGCCGATCATGTGAAAGCTGCGATTGCTCGTAACCCGCTGGTGACGTCCCGTATCGATCCGACACCGGTCCACGCGATCATCACCAACTCCACCTACGATGGTCTGACGTACAACGTGAGCCGCGTCGAAGAGTTGCTTGGGCAAAGTGTCGATCGGCTGCACTTCGACGAAGCCTGGTACGGCTATGCGCGTTTCAATCCGTTGTACAGGGAGCGATTTGCCATGCATGGCAGCCCGGACGATCACGACGCGTCGAAGCCGACGGTCTTCGCGACCCAGTCGACCCATAAGCTGCTCGCCGCCCTTTCGCAGGCCTCGATGATCCACGTGCGCAACGGCCGCAACCCGATATCCCACGGGCGCTTCAACGAGTCGTTCATGATGCATGCCTCGACCTCACCCAACTACGCGATCATGGCGTCCTGCGACGTCAGCTCCGCGATGATGGAAGCCCCCAACGGCGAAATTCTGACCAATGAGTCTATTGAGGAAGCCATCGCGTTCCGCCAGGTCATTTCACGCATGCAATGCGAAATGTCGAGCCGGGACGATTGGTTTTTCACCTGCTGGCAACCGCGCTCGGTCCGGGTAGGCGCAGCGTCGATTCCGTTCCATGAAGTCGATCCGGCCAGGCTCAGGCGCGAACCAGACTGCTGGGTGCTGCACCCAGGCGAGGTCTGGCACGGCTTTGGCGATATCGAAGACGGCTACTGCATGCTCGACCCGATCAAGGTGTCGGTGCTCAGCCCGGGCATGGGCGATGACGGCAACCTGCTCGCGTCCGGCATCCCGGCCTGCGTACTGAGCCGGTATCTGACGCGGCAAGGCATCGTGGTTGAGAAAACCACTGATTTCACCGTCCTGTTCCTGTTTTCCATCGGTATTACCAAGGGCAAATGGGGCACGCTGGTCAACGCAATGCTGGACTTCAAGCGCGACTACGACGCCAACCTCGAGCTGGAACAGTGCCTGCCCGATCTGCTGGTGGCCAACCAGGAACGCTACGCCGGCATGGGCCTCAAGGACCTGTCCGATGAAATCTTCGCCGCCATGAAGGCGCACAAGACCACGGCGGCAATGGCCCATGCATTCGGTACGCTGCCCGATGCCGAGTTCAGCCCGGTGCAGGCCTACGAGAAACTGGTCAGGAACGAGGTCGAGCTGGTCACCCTGGATGAGGCGGCTGACCGCGTCGTCGCAACCGGGATCGTGCCTTACCCACCGGGAATACCGCTGCTGATGCCAGGAGAAAACGCCGGCCCGGCGCAGGGGCCGCTGCTGGGCTATCTGAAGGCACTGGAAGCATTCGACCGATCCTTTCCCGGCTTCACCCACGACACTCACGGGATTGAAAGCGAGGCTGGCGTCTACCGGCTGTTAGTGCTCAGGTAA